In a single window of the Pseudopipra pipra isolate bDixPip1 chromosome Z, bDixPip1.hap1, whole genome shotgun sequence genome:
- the APC gene encoding adenomatous polyposis coli protein isoform X2 → MAAASYDQLLKQVEALKMENSNLRQELEDNSNHLTKLETEASNMKEVLKQLQGSIEDEAMTSSGQVDLLERLKELNLEGTSFPGVKLRPKVSVRSYGSREGSVSSRSGECSPVPMGSFPRRGFMNGSRESTGYLEELEKERSLLLAELEKEEKEKDWYYAQLQNLTKRIDSLPLTENFSLQTDMTRRQLEYEARQIRAAMEEQLGTCQDMEKRAQARVARIQQIEKDILRIRQLLQSQAAEAERAPQSKHDAGSHDTERQNEGQGAAEINAAASNTGQGSAARMDHETASVMSSSSNYSVPRRLTSHLGTKVEMVYSLLSMLGTHDKDDMSRTLLAMSSSQDSCIAMRQSGCLPLLIQLLHGNDKDSVLLGNSRGSKEARARASAALHNIIHSQPDDKRGRREIRVLHLLEQIRAYCETCWEWQEAHEQGMDQDKNPMPAPVDHQICPAVCVLMKLSFDEEHRHAMNELGGLQAIAELLQVDCEMYGLTNDHYSVTLRRYAGMALTNLTFGDVANKATLCSMKGCMRALVAQLKSESEDLQQVIASVLRNLSWRADVNSKKTLREVGSVKALMECALEVKKESTLKSVLSALWNLSAHCTGNKADICAVDGALAFLVSTLTYRSQTNTLAIIESGGGILRNVSSLIATNEDHRQILRENSCLQTLLQHLKSHSLTIVSNACGTLWNLSARNAKDQEALWDMGAVSMLKNLIHSKHKMIAMGSAAALRNLMANRPAKYKDANIMSPGSSLPSLHVRKQKALEAELDAQHLSETFDNIDNLSPKASHRNKQRHKQNIYSEYVLDASRDDDGVCRSESFNAGNMTVLSPYVNTAVLPGSSSSSRGNTESSRSEKDRSVDRDRAVGLNTYHPASESTGNSSKRLGMQISTAAGQIAKVMEEVTSMHIPQEDRSSSSTSEMHSLTEDRNDSRRSTTAHTHSNTYFPKSENSNRTCPVPYTKMEYKRASNDSLNSVSSSDGYGKRGQMKPSIESFSEDDESKFCSYGQYPADLAHKIHSANHMDDNDGELDTPINYSLKYSDEQLNSGRQSPSQNERWARPKHVIDDEMKQNEQRQSRSQNATYPVYAESGDDKHMKYQSPFGQQECVSSFRSRGSSGSDQNRVGPALGMNQKVNQSLCQVDDYDDDKPTNYSERYSEEEQHEEEDRPTNYSIKYNEEEHHVDQPIDYSLKYSTEVPPPSQKPSFTFPKTSVQLTKTDHIPSSSGSTSAPSAGSKRQTQLHPSSAQSRSGHAQKTSCKTPSINQETIQTYCVEDTPICFSRCSSLSSLSSAEDEIGRDQSARGTDANNTLQIAELKENSGALPTEGAVSEITSTSQNIRAKSSRLQTSSLSPSDSSRHKAVEFSSGAKSPSKSGAQTPKSPPEHYVQETPLMFSRCTSVSSLDSFESRSIASSVQSEPCSGIVSGIISPSDLPDSPGQTMPPSRSKTPPPAQGVQVKREVPKGKVHSTEKREPGPRQAAVNAAVQRVQVLPDADTLLHFATESTPDGFSCSSSLSALSLDEPFIQKDAELRIMPPVHENDHGNETEPEQSDDTKDNEEKKSEKPAEAEKDILDDSDDDIEILEACIISAMPTKSSRKAKKPSQASAPKIPPPVARKPSQLPVYKLLPSQSRLQSQKHVSFTPGDDMPRVYCVEGTPINFSTATSLSDLTIESPPSELANVDSVGVGAESGEFEKRDTIPTEGRSTEDAQRAKSSAVVSSGLDDDKTEEGDILAECINSAMPKGKSHKPFRVKKIMDQIQQASSSLSNKNQPEGEKKKPTSPVKPVPQNNEYRARIRKSTEPKSNVSNERGYPENRDAKKQNLKNNSRDFHDKLPNNEERVRGSFAFDSPHHYTPIEGTPYCFSRNDSLSSLDFDDDDVDLSREKAELRKGKEAKETENKDCSNPEQSSNQQPSNRTQVCQKHPIGRSQPKAFSQSAKDIPDRGAATDEKMQNFAIENTPVCFSRNSSLSSLSDIDQENNNNKEGEPAKRPEAPDSQMESNRPQTSGYAPKSFHVEDTPVCFSRNSSLSSLSIDSEDDLLQECISSAMPKKKKPSRMKGESEKNNSRNTGGILAEDLTLDLREIQRPDSEHGFSPDSENFDWKAIQEGANSIVSSLHQAAAAASLSRQASSDSDSILSLKSGISLGSPFHLTPDQEEKPFTSNKGPRIIKPGEKSTLESKKVESESRGIKGGKKVYKSMITGKARSSSEVSSQLKQSQQTSVPSISRGRTMIHIPGVRNSSSSTSPVSKKGPPLKNMNSKSPSEGQSLTSSPRGAKSSVKSEPAPVTRQPSGLNQSGSSKGPSRSGSRDSTPSRPQQQPLSRPLQSPGRNSISPGRNGISPPNKLSQLPRTSSPSTASTKSSSSGRMSYTPPGRQMSQQNLTKQTALPKSTSSIPRSESASKGLNQALSAGGSNKKTDLSRMSSTKSSGSESDRSERPVLVRQSTFIKEAPSPTLRRKLEESASFESLSPSRPDSPTRSQLQTPVLSPSLPDMSLSTHSTAQTGGWRKLAPNQSPSVEYDGRPAKRHDIARSHSESPSRLLINRSGTWKREHSKHSSSLPRVSTWRRTGSSSSILSASSESSEKAKSEDEKQHGSSLPGHKQSKESQAPAKGTWRKIKENEIPQIMNDPSLGATNGSESKTLIYQMAPAVSKTEDVWVRIEDCPINNPRSGRSPTGNTPPVIDSVSEKGGVNGKDPKEIQEKQTPGSAGVPIRTVGLENRLNSFFQIDSPDKKGTETKPLQNNPVPAPEISESTVSERTPFSSSSSSKHSSPIGAVAARVTPFNYNPSRRKSSVDNSSARPSQIPTPVNNSTKKRDTKSENTDSSGTQSPKRHSGSYLVTSV, encoded by the exons GGTTCTGCTGCTCGAATGGACCACGAGACAGCCAGTGTTATGAGCTCTAGTAGTAACTATTCTGTTCCTCGCAGACTGACAAGTCATCTGGGTACCAAG GTGGAAATGGTGTATTCATTGTTATCAATGCTTGGTACTCATGATAAAGATGACATGTCAAGAACATTGCTAGCAATGTCTAGCTCCCAGGACAGCTGCATAGCCATGCGTCAGTCTGGATGTCTTCCTCTCCTCATCCAGCTTTTACATGGCAACGATAAAGACTCTGTCTTGTTAGGAAACTCTCGTGGTAGTAAAGAGGCCCGTGCCAGAGCCAGCGCTGCACTGCATAACATCATTCACTCCCAGCCTGATGATAAGCGAGGCAGACGGGAAATCCGTGTGCTCCATCTTTTGGAGCAGATCCGTGCTTACTGTGAAACGTGTTGGGAATGGCAGGAGGCGCATGAACAAGGCATGGACCAGGACAAAAACCCAA TGCCTGCTCCAGTGGATCATCAGATTTGTCCTGCAGTGTGTGTTCTGATGAAACTCTCATTTGATGAAGAACACAGGCATGCAATGAATGAACTTG gaggTTTGCAGGCCATTGCTGAACTGTTGCAAGTGGATTGTGAAATGTATGGACTCACAAATGATCACTATAGTGTTACCTTGAGGAGGTATGCTGGAATGGCTCTGACAAACTTGACTTTTGGAGATGTGGCAAACAAG GCTACGTTATGTTCCATGAAGGGCTGCATGAGAGCTCTTGTAGCCCAACTGAAATCTGAAAGTGAAGACTTACAGCAG GTCATTGCAAGTGTCCTGAGGAATTTGTCCTGGCGAGCAGATGTGAATAGTAAAAAGACACTCAGAGAAGTTGGAAGTGTGAAAGCATTGATGGAATGTGCTTTAGAAGTTAAGAAG GAATCCACCCTGAAAAGTGTTCTGAGTGCCTTATGGAATCTGTCAGCACACTGTACTGGGAACAAAGCTGATATATGTGCTGTCGATGGTGCTCTTGCATTTCTGGTCAGCACACTGACGTACCGGAGCCAAACAAACACTTTAGCCATCATAGAAAGTGGAGGAGGAATATTAAGAAATGTTTCTAGCTTAATTGCTACTAATGAGGACCATAG GCAAATCTTGCGGGAGAACAGCTGCTTACAAACCTTGTTACAACACTTGAAGTCACACAGTTTGACAATAGTTAGTAATGCATGTGGGACCCTGTGGAATCTTTCTGCACGAAATGCAAAGGATCAGGAGGCGCTGTGGGACATGGGAGCCGTCAGCATGCTAAAAAATCTCATCcattcaaaacacaaaatgaTAGCCATGGGTAGTGCTGCAGCCCTGAGAAACCTCATGGCAAACAGGCCAGCCAAATATAAGGATGCCAACATTATGTCTCCAGGATCAAGCTTGCCATCTCTTCATGTCAGAAAACAAAAGGCACTGGAAGCAGAATTAGATGCTCAGCATTTATCAGAGACTTTTGACAACATTGATAATTTAAGCCCAAAAGCTTCTCACCGTAATAAGCAGAGACATAAGCAAAATATATACAGCGAGTATGTCCTGGATGCCAGTCGCGATGATGATGGTGTGTGCAGATCAGAGAGTTTTAATGCTGGTAATATGACTGTGCTTTCACCATATGTAAATACTGCAGTATTGCCTGGCTCCTCCTCTTCCAGTAGAGGAAACACAGAAAGTTCTCGTTCTGAGAAAGACCGAAGTGTTGACAGGGATCGAGCAGTAGGTTTAAATACCTATCATCCTGCTTCAGAGAGTACTGGAAACTCCTCTAAGAGATTAGGAATGCAGATTTCTACTGCTGCAGGTCAGATTGCCAAAGTTATGGAGGAAGTAACAAGCATGCACATTCCgcaagaagacagaagttctagTTCCACTTCTGAAATGCACAGTTTGACTGAAGACAGAAATGACTCAAGGAGATCAACCACTGCCCATACTCACTCAAATACATACTTCCCTAAATCTGAGAATTCAAACAGGACATGTCCTGTGCCTTACACAAAAATGGAATACAAAAGAGCTTCAAATGATAGTTTAAATAGTGTCAGCAGCAGTGATGGCTATGGCAAAAGAGGCCAAATGAAACCTTCCATTGAATCCTTctctgaagatgatgaaagtAAATTTTGTAGTTATGGGCAATATCCAGCTGACTTGGCACACAAGATTCATAGTGCAAATCATATGGATGACAATGATGGAGAACTAGACACTCCTATTAATTATAGTCTTAAATACTCAGATGAACAGTTAAATTCTGGAAGGCAAAGCCCCTCTCAGAATGAAAGATGGGCAAGGCCTAAGCATGTAATAGAtgatgaaatgaaacaaaatgaacaacGACAGTCAAGAAGCCAAAATGCAACCTATCCCGTGTATGCTGAAAGTGGAGATGATAAACACATGAAATATCAGTCACCTTTTGGACAGCAGGAGTGCGTTTCTTCCTTTAGATCAAGAGGATCCAGTGGTTCAGATCAGAACAGAGTAGGCCCAGCTCTTGGAATGAATCAGAAAGTAAACCAGTCCTTGTGCCAGGTTGATGACTATGATGATGACAAGCCAACCAACTATAGTGAACGTTACTCTGAGGAGGAACAACATGAAGAGGAAGACAGACCAACTAATTATAGCATAAAGTACAATGAAGAGGAGCATCATGTTGATCAGCCTATTGATTATAGTTTAAAATACTCAACAGAAGTTCCACCGCCTTCTCAGAAGCCATCTTTTACTTTTCCAAAGACTTCTGTGCAACTCACTAAAACTGACCATATTCCCTCAAGCAGTGGGAGCAcatcagctccctcagctggttCAAAGAGACAGACCCAGCTGCACCCAAGTTCTGCACAGAGCAGAAGTGGTCATGCACAGAAGACCTCCTGTAAGACTCCCTCTATTAACCAGGAAACTATACAAACTTACTGCGTGGAAGATACCCCAATATGCTTTTCAAGGTGTAGCTCTTTGTCATCTTTATCATCAGCTGAAGATGAAATAGGGCGTGATCAATCTGCACGTGGCACAGATGCAAATAACACACTACAGATCGCAGAACTAAAGGAAAACAGTGGGGCTCTGCCTACAGAAGGTGCAGTAAGTGAAATCACATCTACATCACAAAACATCAGGGCAAAATCAAGTAGACTTCAAACTTCTAGCTTGTCTCCTTCTGATTCTTCTAGACATAAAGCTGTTGAATTTTCTTCAGGTGCCAAATCTCCCTCAAAGAGTGGTGCACAAACTCCTAAAAGCCCGCCAGAACATTATGTACAGGAAACACCACTCATGTTCAGTAGATGTACCTCTGTAAGCTCTCTGGATAGTTTTGAAAGTCGTTCAATTGCCAGCTCAGTTCAAAGTGAGCCTTGCAGTGGAATAGTAAGTGGTATTATAAGTCCCAGTGACCTTCCAGACAGCCCTGGACAAACAATGCCTCCAAGCAGAAGTAAAACACCACCACCCGCTCAAGGGGTTCAAGTAAAAAGAGAGGTACCTAAGGGAAAAGTACACAGTACAGAGAAGAGAGAGCCTGGTCCTAGACAGGCAGCTGTAAATGCAGCTGTTCAGAGAGTTCAGGTACTGCCAGATGCTGATACACTATTACATTTTGCCACAGAAAGCACACCGGATGGgttttcctgctcttccagcCTGAGTGCTCTGAGCTTAGATGAGCCATTTATACAGAAAGATGCAGAGTTGAGAATAATGCCTCCGGTTCATGAAAATGACCATGGAAATGAGACAGAACCTGAACAGTCAGATGATACAAAGGATAatgaagagaagaaatcagAGAAGCCCGCTGAAGCAGAAAAAGACATTCTGGATGATTCTGATGATGATATTGAAATACTGGAAGCATGTATTATTTCTGCAATGCCAACAAAGTCTTCACGTAAAGCCAAAAAGCCTTCTCAAGCATCTGCTCCAAAAATACCTCCTCCTGTAGCCAGAAAGCCCAGCCAGTTGCCAGTTTACAAACTTTTGCCTTCACAAAGCAGACTGCAATCGCAAAAGCATGTGAGTTTTACACCAGGAGATGATATGCCACGGGTGTACTGTGTTGAGGGGACACCAATAAATTTTTCTACAGCTACATCTCTGAGTGATCTCACAATAGAGTCACCACCGAGTGAGTTGGCCAATGTAGACAGTGTGGGTGTGGGAGCAGAGTCAGGGGAGTTTGAAAAGCGGGACACCATTCCCACAGAAGGGAGAAGTACTGAAGATGCTCAGAGAGCAAAAAGCTCAGCTGTGGTTTCCTCAGGTCTGGATGATGACAAAACAGAAGAGGGTGATATTCTGGCTGAGTGCATTAACTCAGCTATGCCAAAAGGAAAAAGTCACAAACCTTTCAGAGTGAAGAAGATAATGGATCAAATTCAACAAGCTTCTTCATCTCTAAGTAATAAAAACCAACCAGAAGGTGAGAAAAAGAAGCCAACATCACCAGTAAAGCCTGTTCCCCAAAATAACGAATACAGAGCACGCATAAGAAAAAGCACAGAGCCCAAAAGCAATGTTAGTAATGAAAGAGGCTACCCAGAGAACAGAGATGCAAAGAAACAGaaccttaaaaataattcaagagACTTTCATGACAAATTGCCAAATAATGAAGAGCGTGTAAGAGGAAGCTTTGCATTTGATTCCCCTCATCATTACACACCTATTGAGGGAACTCCTTACTGTTTTTCACGGAATGATTCCCTGAGTTCTTTAGattttgatgatgatgatgttgaCCTTTcaagagagaaggcagagttaagaaaaggaaaagaagcaaaggaaacagaaaataaagactgCTCTAACCCAGAACAGTCTTCAAATCAGCAGCCAAGTAACAGGACTCAAGTTTGTCAGAAACATCCAATAGGCAGAAGCCAGCCTAAAGCTTTCTCTCAGTCAGCTAAAGATATTCCAGACCGAGGGGCAGCTACAGAtgagaaaatgcagaattttgCTATTGAAAACACACCTGTTTGTTTTTCCCGCAATTCATCGCTTAGTTCCCTCAGTGACATTGATCAAgaaaacaataacaacaaagaAGGGGAACCTGCGAAACGTCCCGAGGCTCCTGATTCACAGATGGAATCCAACAGACCACAGACTTCTGGTTATGCACCTAAATCATTTCATGTTGAAGATACTCCTGTATGTTTCTCTAGAAACAGCTCTCTGAGTTCCCTTAGCATTGACTCAGAAGATGATCTTTTGCAGGAATGCATTAGTTCTGCTAtgcctaaaaagaaaaagccctcAAGAATGAAGGGTGAAAGCGAAAAGAATAATTCCAGAAATACTGGTGGCATACTGGCAGAAGATTTAACACTGGATTTGAGAGAGATACAGAGGCCAGATTCAGAACATGGTTTTTCACCTGATTCAGAGAACTTTGATTGGAAAGCTATACAAGAAGGTGCAAATTCTATAGTCAGTAGCTTGCATcaagctgcagctgctgcatcaCTGTCTAGACAAGCCTCATCAGACTCTGATTCTATCCTTTCATTAAAATCTGGTATTTCTCTAGGGTCACCATTTCATCTTACCCCAGACCAAGAAGAAAAGCCCTTCACTAGCAATAAAGGTCCAAGAATTATTAAGCCAGGAGAGAAAAGTACACTGGAGTCTAAAAAAGTAGAGTCAGAAAGCAGGGGAAtcaaaggagggaagaaggtgTATAAAAGTATGATCACAGGAAAAGCTCGCTCCAGTTCTGAAGTTTCAAGCCAGTTGAAGCAATCACAACAGACAAGTGTGCCTTCAATTTCACGTGGTAGAACAATGATCCATATTCCAGGAGTTCGAAATAGTTCTTCAAGTACTAGTCCTGTTTCCAAAAAAGGACCCCCACTCAAAAACATGAACTCCAAGAGTCCCAGTGAAGGCCAAAGTTTGACTAGTTCTCCAAGAGGAGCCAAGTCATCAGTGAAATCTGAGCCAGCTCCTGTAACAAGGCAGCCATCGGGATTGAATCAGAGTGGATCAAGTAAAGGACCATCTAGATCAGGGTCTAGAGACTCCACTCCTTCTAGACCTCAGCAGCAGCCATTAAGTAGGCCTCTGCAATCTCCTGGGCGAAACTCCATTTCCCCGGGAAGAAATGGTATAAGTCCTCCCAACAAACTGTCACAGTTGCCAAGAACATCATCTCCGAGCACAGCTTCAACTAAATCCTCAAGTTCAGGTAGAATGTCATACACACCACCAGGCAGGCAGATGAGCCAGCAAAACCTTACAAAGCAAACTGCCTTACCTAAGAGTACCAGTAGCATTCCACGAAGTGAGTCTGCTTCAAAAGGGTTAAACCAGGCTCTCAGTGCTGGTGGATCAAACAAAAAGACTGATCTATCCAGAATGTCATCCACAAAATCTAGTGGAAGTGAATCTGACAGGTCTGAGAGACCCGTTCTCGTTCGTCAGTCAACTTTTATTAAAGAGGCTCCAAGCCCAACTCTGAGACGGAAATTAGAAGAGTCAGCTTCATTTGAATCTCTGTCTCCTTCTAGGCCAGATTCTCCCACGAGGTCCCAACTACAGACCCCAGTTCTGAGTCCGTCTCTTCCTGATATGTCTTTATCCACTCATTCAACTGCCCAGACTGGTGGTTGGCGAAAATTAGCCCCTAATCAGAGCCCTTCTGTAGAATATGATGGGAGACCAGCCAAGCGTCACGACATAGCTCGTTCTCATTCCGAAAGTCCATCTAGACTGCTGATCAATAGATCAGGAACATGGAAGCGTGAGCACAGTAAGCATTCCTCATCCCTCCCTCGTGTAAGCACTTGGCGAAGAACTGGAAGTTCCTCCTCAATTCTCTCAGCTTCCTCAGAGTCCAGtgaaaaggcaaaaagtgaAGATGAGAAGCAACATGGAAGTTCTCTTCCTGGACACAAGCAAAGTAAAGAAAGCCAAGCACCAGCAAAAGGTacttggagaaaaataaaagaaaatgaaattcctCAGATAATGAACGATCCTTCCTTGGGTGCCACAAATGGCTCCGAGTCCAAAACTCTCATCTACCAGATGGCACCAGCTGTCTCTAAGACAGAGGATGTATGGGTGAGGATAGAGGACTGCCCAATTAACAACCCTCGATCTGGAAGGTCCCCAACTGGAAATACTCCCCCTGTTATTGACAGCGTTTCAGAGAAAGGGGGTGTGAATGGTAAAGATCCTAAAGAGATTCAAGAAAAGCAAACCCCAGGGAGTGCAGGTGTTCCTATTCGTACTGTTGGCTTAGAAAACCGTCTGAACTCTTTCTTTCAGATAGACAGTCCAGACAAGAAAGGCACTGAAACAAAGCCTCTGCAGAATAATCCTGTTCCTGCACCAGAAATTAGTGAAAGTACTGTAAGTGAGCGCACACCATTCAGTTCCAGTAGCTCAAGCAAGCACAGCTCCCCCATCGGTGCTGTGGCAGCAAGGGTGACTCCCTTCAACTACAACCCAAGCCGCAGGAAGAGCAGCGTGGACAATAGTTCTGCTCGGCCCTCACAGATTCCAACTCCAGTGAACAACAGCACCAAGAAACGTGACACCAAGTCTGAGAACACAGACTCCAGTGGAACCCAAAGCCCTAAACGTCACTCTGGGTCTTACCTGGTAACTTCTGTTTAA